In Eupeodes corollae chromosome 3, idEupCoro1.1, whole genome shotgun sequence, a single genomic region encodes these proteins:
- the LOC129949097 gene encoding glutamic acid-rich protein isoform X7 translates to MSGDVQPRKRKDKKRKRDSLDRRSDGDFVFARKHSLQDDEPREQHQGVHGSKMGNEDVHLHVQGEHETGGHWCAKLFFFSLLAILLGLIGLIILENRGLADLDTPLSESRFSNYFDGWVDEHREAHDEHDAVTASIEEHEHGDEPFEEEEDHSEIDEAEDDEDEKGHDDEDEDDGEENEEEDVDTEENEDENENEETEEVEAETAEEPDETREDEDNDEENQEDEEVEETREDEDEEADEETNENDDNKDDEDEDDEETTEDIESPQIRTQTASSAQSKTTEEDDDNDEPFEEEEDDGTFESLESVVVDNDAEELLILQEKARQQQASQKKAEPENEEETPSYSSSLAVKIGVGVALALVARLVLIRKNPNTNEPPAEVLMKRRLTIAAPEDTFTEDHDELLEYDVTEEDGVNNLELSGEEEYIEEEIEEEEEIEVTDEEYEEEKIEEQPKYKPQTFEQLNSMYRRQNDLLQSTEIPSDTTKKASPPKTLLNEPKAPTIQDYSQREEHLPVAANRPSQSRFAQYRREKTPPSEIPINLPQLTSNLTSSDKIEREEDSHAYSAEHEEDAEYDEEELYDDEMLEEEEEEDDIGDDEEDEEDLSDVDDSELMNRLEAKYGRLPAKEFESDEDVEDQSWTKIKPRSGGPQVMDDDDEFEEELKKANEEMLREFGYQ, encoded by the exons ATGTCGGGCGACGTACAACCGCGTAAGCGAAaggataaaaaaaggaaacgag attCATTGGATCGCAGGTCCGACGGTGATTTCGTATTTGCCCGTAAACATAGCTTACAAG ATGATGAACCCCGAGAACAACATCAAGGAGTTCATGGCTCCAAAATGGGAAATGAAGATGTGCATTTGCATGTACAGGGAGAGCATGAAACCGGAGGTCATTGGTGTGctaaactatttttcttttcccTTTTGGCAATACTTTTGGGTTTGATTGGATTGATTATACTTGAAAACCGAGGACTTGCTGATT TGGATACTCCGTTGTCAGAATCAAGGTTCTCAAACTACTTTGATGGATGGGTTGATGAACATCGGGAAGCTCACGATGAGCATGACGCTGTAACTGCCTCAATTGAAGAGCATGAGCATGGAGATGAACCttttgaagaagaagaggaTCATTCGGAAATAGACGAAGCAgaagatgatgaagatgaaaaaggtcatgatgatgaagatgaagatgacggtgaagaaaacgaagaagaagacgtAGATACTGAAGaaaatgaagatgaaaatgaGAATGAAGAAACTGAAGAAGTAGAAGCTGAAACAGCCGAAGAGCCCGATGAAACCCGGGAAGATGAAGACAATGACGAAGAAAATCAAGAAGACGAAGAAGTAGAAGAGACAAGAGAAGACGAGGACGAAGAAGCTGATGAAGAAACCAACGAAAATGATGACAATAAAGATGACGAAGATGAAGACGACGAAGAAACTACTGAAGATATAGAATCACCACAAATTCGTACTCAAACAGCTTCAAGCGCACAAAGTAAAACCACTGAAGAAGATGATGATAATGACGAACCTTTCGAAGAG GAGGAAGATGATGGTACTTTTGAATCATTAGAATCAGTTGTAGTTGATAACGACGCAGAGGAACTTTTGATTCTGCAGGAAAAGGCACGACAACAACAAGCTTCTCAAAAAAAAGCAGAGCCTGAAAATGAAGAGGAAACACCATCTTATTCTTCATCAC TTGCGGTTAAAATTGGTGTGGGTGTGGCACTTGCGTTAGTTGCACGCCTTGTATTGATTAGGAAAAATCCAAATACAA ATGAACCACCAGCAGAAGTATTAATGAAACGTCGTTTGACAATTGCTGCCCCTGAAGATACATTTACCGAGGACCATGATGAACTACTAGAATAtg ATGTAACCGAAGAAGATGGAGTAAATAACCTGGAACTGAGTGGCGAAGAGGAATATATCGAAGAAGAAatcgaagaagaagaggaaattgAAGTCACAGATGAAGagtatgaagaagaaaaaattgagGAACAACCAAAATACAAACCTCAAACATTTGAACAATTAAATTCCATGTATCGAAGGCAAAACGACTTGCTCCAATCAACTGAAATTCCCAGTGACACTACAAAGAAAGCTAGTCCACCAAAAACATTGTTAAACGAACCTAAAGCACCTACAATTCAAGACTACAGTCAACGCGAAGAACACCTTCCAGTGGCAGCAAACAGACCTTCACAGTCTCGTTTTGCGCAATATCGCAGAGAAAAAACCCCTCCGTCCGAGATTCCAATTAATTTACCACAATTAACATCGAATTTAACTTCTTCCGATAAAATCGAACGTGAAGAAGATAGTCACGCTTATTCTGCTGAACATGAAGAAGATGCAGAATATGACGAGGAAGAGTTATACGACGATGAAATGTtggaggaagaagaagaagaggatgATATTGGAGATGACGAAGAAGATGAGGAGGACCTATCCGATGTTGATGATTCCGAGTTGATGAATAGACTGGAAGCTAAGTATGGACGATTGCCAGCGAAAGAATTCGAGAGTGACGAGGATGTTGAAGATCAATCGTGGACaa